In Emys orbicularis isolate rEmyOrb1 chromosome 12, rEmyOrb1.hap1, whole genome shotgun sequence, one genomic interval encodes:
- the LOC135885987 gene encoding olfactory receptor 6F1-like has protein sequence MESPEQGNQTSITEFILLGFGDLQELQILLFLLFLVIYIVTVAGNILIIALVVTDQHLHTPMYFFLGNLSCLETCYTSTILPRMLAGPLTGDRTISFNGCITQLYFVCSLVATEYLLLSVMSYDRYLAICNPMHYATRMSHRSYLQLAGGCWIGGFLGNSINMFSMSQLTFCGPNGIDHFFCDLIPLVKLSCNDPHLMEMVTFTLTLLFSLVPFMLTLMSYICIIGTILRIPSTTGRQKAFSTCSSHLIVVSIYYGTLLIVYMFPTTNILSDFKKVLSVIYTVLTPLVNPLIYCLRNKVVQEVLRKACRKFKFGPC, from the coding sequence ATGGAGAGTCCAGAGCAGGGAAACCAAACGtccatcacagaattcatcctcctgggatttggAGATCTCCAGGAACTGCagatccttctcttcctgctgttcctagtgatctacattgtgaccGTGGCAGGGAACATCCTTATCATTGCGTTAGTTGTGACTGATCAGcatcttcacacccccatgtacttcttcttggggaacttgtcctgcttggagacttgctacacctccaccatcctgcccaggatgctggctgGTCCCCTGACTGGGGACAGGACTATTTCATTCAATGGGTGTATCACACAATTGTATTTCGTTTGTTCTCTGGTTGCTACAGAATATCTTCTCCTGTCGGTGATGTCTTATGATCGATATTTAGCGATATGCAATCCAATGCACTATGCAACCCGTATGAGTCACAGGTCTTACCTGCAGCTCGCAGGTGGCTGTTGGATAGGTGGCTTCCTAGGTAATAGCATAAATATGTTCTCAATGTCTCAGTTAACATTCTGCGGCCCCAATGgtattgaccatttcttttgtgatctcATCCCCCTTGTAAAACTCTCCTGCAATGACCCTCACCTCATGGAAATGGTGACTTTCACACTCACCTTGCTTTTCTCACTGGTCCCATTCATGCTTACCTTGATGTCCTACATCTGCATCATTggcaccatcctgagaatcccgtccaccaccgggaggcaaaaggcattttccacctgctcttcccacctcattgtggtgagcATTTATTATGGAACTCTGCTGATTGTCTACATGTTCCCAACCACCAACATTCTGAGCGACTTCAAGAAAGTTCTGTCTGTCAtctacacagtcctgactcccctggtcaATCCCCTCATCTACTGCCTAAGAAACAAAGTGGTCCAGGAGGTCCTGAGGAAAGCTTGCAGGAAATTCAAGTTTGGACCATGCTAA
- the LOC135886862 gene encoding olfactory receptor 10A4-like, which yields MANPEWGNQTVLMEFILLGFGNLPELQTLLFLLFLVIYIATVAGNVLIIALVVADQQLHIPMYFFLGNLSCLETCYITTILPRMLASLLTGDGTISFSGCITQYYFFGSLVATECLLLSVMSYDRYLAICNPLHYAARMSSRASLQLAGGSWVGGLLVNSITTLSISQLTFCGPNVIDHFFCDFIPLVKLSCNEPHLLETLAFTITFLFSLVPFLFILMSYICIIATILRIPSTTGRQKTFSTCSSHLIVVSIYYATLLIVYMFPSTDILSNFKKVLSVVYTVLTPLVNPLIYSLRNKEVQEALSKACRKFMFVSWTFSETIKQTSKVT from the coding sequence ATGGCGAACCCAGAGTGGGGGAATCAAACGGTTCTCATGGAATTCATCCTGCTgggatttgggaatctccctgagCTACAaactcttctcttcctgctgtttcttGTCATCTACATCGCGACCGTGGCTGGGAATGTCCTGATCATTGcactagttgtggctgatcagcagctTCACatccccatgtacttcttcctggggaacttgtcctgcttggagacctgctacatcACCACCAttctgcccaggatgctggcctctctcctgactggggacggGACTATTTCATTCAGTGGGTGTATCACACAATATTATTTCTTTGGTTCTCTGGTTGCCACAGAATGCCTTCTCCTGTCGGTGATGTCTTACGATCGGTATTTAGCAATATGCAACCCACTGCACTATGCAGCCCGTATGAGTAGCAGGGCCTCCCTCCAGCTTGCTGGTGGCTCTTGGGTAGGTGGCTTGCTAGTTAATAGCATAACAACATTGTCGATATCACAGTTAACATTCTGTGGCCCCAACGTTATTGATCATTTCTTTTGCGATTTTATCCCCCTTGTAAAGCTCTCATGCAATGAACCTCACCTGCTGGAAACGTTGGCTTTCACAATCACCTTCCTTTTCTCATTGGTTCCATTCCTATTTATCTTGATGTCCTACATCTGCATCAttgccaccatcctgagaatcccgtccaccactgggaggcaaaagaccttttccacctgctcctcccacctcatcgTGGTGAGCATTTATTATGCAACTCTGCTGATTGTCTATATGTTCCCAAGCACTGACATCCTGAGCAACTTCAAGAAAGTTCTCTCTGTCGtctacacagtcctgactcccctggtcaatcccctcatctacagcctgagaaacaaagaggtccAGGAGGCCCTGAGCAAAGCTTGTAGAAAATTCATGTTTGTATCATGGACATTTTCAGAAACAATTAAGCAAACTTCAAAAGTAACATAG
- the LOC135886000 gene encoding olfactory receptor 5AP2-like — protein MANPEQGNGTSVTDFILLGFGVLPELQILLFLLFLVIYITTVAGNVLIIVLVVADQHLHTPMYFFLGNLSCLETCYSSTILPRVLAGLLTVDRTISFNGCVTQYYFFGSLLGTECLLLSVMSYDRYLAICNPIHYAACMSDRSYLQLAGGSWLGGFLGNSITTLSISQLTFCGPSSIDHFLCDLIPLGKLSCNDPHLMETLAFTLILLFSLVPFLLTLMSYICIIATILRITSTTGRQKAFSTCSSHLIVVSIFYGTLLIVYMFPTTDILSNFKKVLSVVYTGLTPLVNPLIYSLRNKEVQEALRKVCRKFMFGPC, from the exons ATGGCGAACCCAGAACAGGGAAATGGAACGTCTGTCACAGACTTTATCCTCCTGGGATTTGGGGTCCTCCCAGAACTGCagatccttctcttcctgctgttcctagtgatctacatcACGACCGTGGCCGGGAACGTCCTCATCATTgtgctagttgtggctgatcagcaccttcacacacccatgtacttcttcctggggaacctgtcctgcttggagacctgctacagctCCACCATCCTGCCAAGGGTGTTGGCTGGTCTCCTGACTGTGGACAGGACTATTTCATTCAATGGGTGTGTCACACAATATTATTTCTTTGGTTCTCTGCTTGGTACAGAATGTCTTCTCCTGTCGGTGATGTCTTATGATCGATATTTAGCCATATGCAATCCAATTCACTATGCAGCCTGTATGAGTGACAGGTCTTACCTGCAGCTCGCAGGTGGCTCTTGGCTAGGTGGTTTCTTAG GTAATAGCATAACAACATTGTCAATATCACAGTTAACATTCTGTGGCCCCAGTAGTATTGACCATTTTTTGTGTGATCTCATTCCCCTTGGAAAACTCTCCTGCAATGACCCTCACCTGATGGAAACGTTGGCTTTCACACTCATCTTGCTTTTCTCACTGGTCCCATTCCTGCTTACCTTGATGTCCTACATCTGCATCAttgccaccatcctgagaatcacgtccaccactgggaggcaaaaggccttttccacctgctcctcccacctcattgtggtgagcATTTTTTATGGAACTCTGCTGATTGTCTATATGTTCCCAACCACCGACATCCTGAGCAACTTCAAGAAAGTTCTGTCTGTTGTCTACACAGGCCTGACTCCCCTGGTCAATCcactcatctacagcctgagaaacaaagaggtccAGGAGGCCCTGAGGAAAGTTTGCAGGAAATTCATGTTTGGACCATGCTAA